Part of the Cloacibacterium caeni genome is shown below.
ATCCCAAGCTCCTCCTGCGTTATTCTGGAACATTCCCAGTAAGACACCACTTGCAGTAGCTCCTGCTAAAAACCCTCCTAAAACTTCAGGCCCCCAAATAAAACCAACTAATAATGGTGTAACAATAGCGATAGAACCTGGTAATAACATTTTTTTGATAGAAGCATCCGTAGAAATAGCAACACATTTATCATATTCTGGTTGTCCAGTTCCTTCTAAAATTCCTGGAATTTCTCTGAACTGTCTTCTTACTTCTTCTACCATTGCCATAGCAGCTTTTCCTACTGCATTAATCGCTAATGATGAGAAAATAAACGGAATCATTGCCCCAATAAAAAGCCCCGATAAAACATCTGCTTTATAAATATCAATACCATCAATTCCTGCAATTCCTACAAATGCTGCAAATAGTGCTAAAGCTGTAAGTGCTGCTGAAGCAATTGCAAATCCTTTTCCAGTAGCTGCAGTAGTGTTTCCTACAGCATCTAAAATATCTGTTTTTTCTCTTACACTTTTTGGCAAATCACTCATTTCTGCAATTCCACCTGCATTATCCGCAATCGGTCCAAAAGCATCAATCGCTAATTGCATAGCAGTAGTTGCCATCATTCCAGCAGCAGCAATGGCTACTCCATATAAACCTGCACAAAGATAAGAACCCCAAATTCCCGCAGAAAGTACAATCATAGGTAATAAAGTAGATTCCATTCCTACAGAAAGTCCGCCAATAATGTTAGTTGCATGTCCTGTAGAAGATTGTTTTACAATACTTGTTACAGGTCTTTTTCCCATTGCTGTGTAATATTCAGTAATAATAGACATCAATGTTCCCACTACTAAACCTACCATAATTGCTCCAAAAACACCCATTCTGGTAAACTCAAAACCTCTTAAAGACATATTTTCAGGAAGAATGAAATTCACTAAAAAATAAGAAGCAACTGCAGTAAGAATAATACTTCCCCAGTTCCCCATGTTTAATGCTTTTTGAACTTTAGCAGTGGTATCTTCTGTTTTGTCAGAAATTTTAACAAAGAAAGTTCCTATAATTGAAAATACAATTCCAGTTCCTGCAATAAGCATTGGTAAAAGAATTGGCGCAAAACCTCCATAATTATCTACTGATAAAGTTTCTCTACCCAAAACCATCGTTGCTAAAACAGTAGCCACATAAGAGCCAAATAAATCTGCTCCCATTCCTGCAACATCTCCCACATTATCGCCTACATTATCCGCAATCGTAGCTGGATTTCTAGGATCGTCTTCAGGAATACCTGCTTCTACTTTCCCTACTAAATCTGCACCTACATCTGCTGCTTTGGTATAAATACCACCACCAACTCTTGCAAACAAAGCAATAGATTCTGCTCCCAAAGAAAAACCAGTCAATATTTCGATGGCTCTTTCCATTTCGTGAGAATCTACACTGGCTTCTGGCGCAAAAATTTGTTTAATAATTAAGAATAAAGAACCTAAGCCTAAAACAGCAAGACCTGCAACTCCCATTCCCATTACAGAACCTCCAGTAAAAGAAACTTTAAGCGCTTGAGCTAATGAAGTTTTAGCAGCTTCTGCTGTTCTTACATTTGATTTAGTTGCGATTTTCATTCCTATATAACCTGCTGTAGCCGAAAAAACAGCTCCTACAGCAAATGCTACTCCTATACTCCAATGAGAATTAGCATTGCTAAATCCCATAATTCCCAATAATATACCTACCACAATTACAAAATAAGTAAGGATACGATATTCAGCTTTTAGAAAAGCCATCGCTCCATCTGCAATATGACCACTAATGGTTTTCATTCTGTCATTACCTGCTGGTTGCTTACTTACCCAAGAACTTTGAACGAAGGTGTAAAGTAAGGCTATGACACCAAAAAGAGGTACCAAATAAAATAGTAAATTCATAGAATATTAATTTTTGTTAACAATTGATGGGACTAATATAGTAAAAACAATAACACAAAAAACAAATTTAGATTTAAGATTTTTTAAGTGATGATTTATATCGTAAAGTAGTGAAAATAAAACAAAAAAATCTAGCGAATATTCGCTAGATTTTGTAAATTTACTCAAATTTCGGTTTTTACATAATTCCCCCAAATTTGTCAGAATAGTCTTTTTGTGAAGCTACAATTACTTCTTTAGCATGTTCAGCTCCGTATATTTCTTCTATTCTACAAGTTGCTTCTTCATAAGGAAGATTTTTATAAGTTAAGAAGTAATGTTTTAGTCTGAAAACTTCAGCTTGTGGCAATTCAGAAATATCTCTGATGTGACCATACACTTGATCTCCTACCATTACTGCTACGATTTTATCATCTGCTTCACCTTTGTCAATCATTTTAAAACCGCCAACTGGAATCGCATCCATCAATAAACCACCAGAATGAATATTATGTGAACTTAACACCAAAATATCCAATGGATCGTGGTCACCTTCTGAAACATCTACTGCTCCTTCTCTAATCGCTAATTTTTTAACTTCTTCGTGGCAATACGTTCTAGGAATAAAACCGTACAATGCTGGAATAATATTCGAAAATTTCTGTGGTCTGTCTACTTTTAAATATCCACTTTTTTTGTCTACTTCATACTTAATTGTATCTGCTGGAACTATTTCTATGAAAGTAGTTACCACATTTGGAGCATCATCTCCTGCAGAAACTCCATGCCATGGATGTGCTTTAAAATTTGGAATCATAATTATACTTGTTTCTAATTTTTACAAAGTTAAGATAATAAAATGGCATCTTTTCTTAAATCTTCTATAGTGTTTGCTATAAAATCTTCGCCATTTACATAATTCATTAAAAATATGGTTTTGAAATCTTGTAAACTTGCAGTATTACTAAGACTTTCGTAAGTTTTTCTCATCAACTGAATAACATTATTCTTAGATGCAACAACATTCTCCCAAGAATTTCTAGAAATATACAATTGCTGAGAACTGTTATACTCAAATTCTTCTGTAATATTCTTTTCTAAAAGATAAATAAACTCATGAATCGCTAAGTCTTTATCAAACTTATTGACCAAATTCGATGGTTTTATTCTTTCTAAAAAAAGCGTCATTCTTTCGTAGGCTTGCATTTTCAAATCTCCATTTGCCTTTACCGCTAAAAGCTTTAACTCCTTGTTTTTCATATTAATATAAGTAAAAACAAATTGTCTCAATAAAAAAATTATTGGGAGCGCAATGATTAATGCAAAAGCATAAGGAAGCATGTTTTCAAAATTCATTTTACGAAAAATTGAGGGTGCAAAGATAGGAATAATTATTGTCTAATAAAATACGATATAAGCAACTGAATCTTAGAGTTTTCTACGAAAGCGTAATTTTCTTCTGTCGCGCCAAAACGCCTATAAAATTCTGCAATTTCAGAAATATTACTTCCATGAAAGTTAAAATCCTTTTTTTCGATATTTTTTCTGAAAATTTGGTCAAGAATAATAGACGACAAATTATACTTAGAAAATTTCTTATCATTAATAAAATTGACCAAAAAATCTTCTTTTTCGGATTCTATTAGATAAGCTTGTGAAGCTAATTTCCCATCAAAATACAATTCATATACTTTTAAAAGATTTTGGCTCAAAAAGTTTTTCATATTTTCAAAAGCTCGCTTTTTCAAAGAAAAATTTGGAAAACCAATTACATTCTCTATAAAAAAAGATTCACAATGATTCAGAATTTCGGCTTCTGTGAATGTTATTTTATCCTTCAAAACATCTGTAATCCTTACGTTTCTTCTTCTGTGAATAGAGTATTTCTTTTTGATATTTTCGTAATCTTCAGCAAACAATTTATAGTTTTTTCTAGTTTTTAAAAGAGTTGTAAACTCATTTTTGGCATTAAAAGCATAGTAAAACACTTTATAATTTTGTTGAAAAAACTTTAAAAAAGATTCATTTAATTCAGGAGTATCTTTTTCTGAAAAAACCCCTAATTGTTGAGTTTGCAAAGGCATTACCACAAAGTTAAACCCCCATTTTTTCGCTAAAGGAATGGGCATTACTGCTTCGTAATCATTATCAACAAGAATTTCCCAATTTTGATGAAGCAAAAGGTCTAAATACTTTTTCTCGGCAAAGAAAATGTATTGTTCAGAATGCTCTAAACAATTTTGATATTTCTGCCAATCTATTTCTTCATATTTCAGTCGCTTTATCATAATAAACCTGCTTCTGCGAAACTGTAAAATGAATTTTCGCCAATGATGATATGGTCAAGCAATTTAATATCTAAAATTTCGCCAGCATTTTGAATATTTTTAGTCATTCTAATATCGGCTTCACTAGGCGTGAGAACACCAGTAGGATGATTATGCGCCACGATAATATTGGTGGAAAAATTTTCTAAAGCTTCTTTAAAGAGCACTCTCACATCTACATGAGTAGCAGAAATTCCGCCTTTTGAAATTTGAGTTTTTTTAATCAGTTGATTTTTTTGATTCAAGAAAATTACCCAAAACTCTTCTGTTCTGAGGTCGGAAAGATGTGGCAAAAGTATTTTATAAGCCTGTTCAGAACTTTTGATAATCAATTTCTCTGGAATTTCTTGCGATGCTTTTCTTCTGCCAATTTCCAGCGCTGTAGCAATAGAAATGGCTTTTGCTTCACCAATTCCTTTGAATTTCATCAAATCTTTTATGGAAAGTAAACTCAGGTTTTGCCAGTTATTATCTACACTTTTCAAAATTTTCTGAGCGAGTTCTACAGCAGATTCTTCCGTATTACCGCTTCCTAAAATAATCGCCAATAATTCTGAATCTGAAAGCGCAGATTTACCCTTCAAAAGAAATTTTTCTCTTGGTCTGTCATCTTCTGAAAGGAATTTTATCGACATTTCTTAAGGTAAAAGTAAAGGTAAAGGTTGAGTTAAGACATGTTTTTTTATAAAATTAATCCGTCTTTCATGACTAATTTTCTATCTGTACTTTCTGCCAGTTCTTTATTGTGCGTTACTATCACAAAAGTCTGATTATATCTGTCTCTTAAATCAAAAAAAAGTTGATGCAGCGCATCTGCATTTTTGGAATCTAAATTCCCAGTGGGTTCGTCTGCAAAAATAATTTTCGGAGAATTGATTAAAGCTCTGGCTACAGCTACACGCTGGGCTTCACCACCAGAAAGTTCTTTTGGTTTGTGCTGAATTCTATGTGCAATGTGTAATTCTTCGAACAAAAGAAATGCTTTGTCCATAGATTCTTTTTCGTTTTTCCCAGAAATTCTCGTTGGCATCAATACATTTTCTAAAGCTGTAAATTCTGGTAATAACTGATGATGCTGAAATACGAATCCTATGTTTTCATTTCTAAATTTAGAAATCTCTCTATCGTTCATTTTTAGAAACGATTGATCACCAATCGTTAATTCAGTTCCGTATTTATCTATATGAGAAGGCAAATCTAAAGTTCCCAGAATGTGCAGCAAAGTAGATTTACCAGCTCCTGATTCCCCAACAATGGAAACAATTTCTCCTGTTTTTATTTCTAAGTCTACTCCTTTTAGAACTTCTAAATCACCGTAAGATTTGTGAATATTTTTCGCTTTAATCATAGTTCAAAAATAGTAAATAGATGTGAGATACGAGATATGAGACATGAGATTTTTTAAATATTCTAAAAATCACAATTAAAAAATCCTTTCAAAAAAATGAAAGGATTTTTAATATATAAAATTGTAAAATTTTACAGTAACATAGTCAACGGACTTTCTAAATAAGTTTTAAGAGTCTGTAAGAATTGTGCACCTGTAGCGCCATCTACTACTCTATGGTCACAAGCTAAAGAAAGTTTCATAGTATTTCCTACCACGATTTGGCCATTTTTAACCACTGGTTTTTCAATAATTGCACCTACTGAAAGGATACAAGAATTCGGTTGGTTAATAATCGAAGTAAATGTTTCGATTCCAAACATACCAAGGTTAGAAATAGAGAAAGTAGAACCTTCCATTTCATTCGCTTTAAGACCTTTTGATTTCGCTCTAGAAGCCATATCTTTTACAGATGCAGAAATTTGATTATAATTCATATAATCTGCATTTTTAAGAACTGGAACTACTAAACCATCTGGAATTGCAACAGCTACACCTACGTTAATATTTCCGTGGTGAATGATTTTATCACCTGCCCAAGAAGAATTTACTTGTGGGTGTTTTCTCAATGCTAAAGCAGTAGCTTTAATTACCATATCATTGAAAGAAACCTTAGTATCTGGTAAACTATTCAGCTCTTTTCTAGCTTCGATAGCTTTGTCCATATTAATTTCTACCATTAAATAGTAGTGAGGTGCTGTAAATTTACTTTCAGAAAGTCTTTTTGCAATTACATTTCTTACTTGAGAGTTTACTGTTTCTGTAGTTTCACCTGCAACGAAATTCATAGCAACTTGAGCAGCAGGAGTAGAAGCTACGCTTGTAGAAACCGCAGCAGTTTGCTGAATTGGATCTGCACTTGGTTGATAATTTTCAATATCTTTTTTAACGATTCTTCCGTTGTCACCACTTCCTTTAACGGTTGAGATATCAATTCCTTTTTCTGAAGCCATTTTTTTAGCTAAAGGAGAGATATTAATTCTTCCACCTGTAGAAGTTGTAGTAGAAACTGTAGCATTTACCGATGGGGCAGTTTCTGTTTTTGGAGCTTCTGGAGCAACTGGAGCAGCAACTTTTCCGCCACCTGCAACAATTGCAGACACATCTGTTCCAGCAGGACCAATAATAGCTAAAATTTCATCAACATTTGTTGCATTTCCTTCTGAAACTCCTTGGTAAAGAAGCGTTCCCTTAAATTCTGATTCAAAATCTTGAACCGCTTTATCTGTTTCGATTTCTGCAAGAATATCACCTTCTTTTACATCATCTCCTACATTTTTGTGCCATTTAGCCACTTTTCCTTCAGTCATGGTATCAGAAAGTCTAGGCATAGTAATTACTTCTACACCTGCAGGAATCTCTGCTGAAACAGCCGAAACTTCTGGTGCAGAAACTGCAACTTCTTCTTTCTTTTCTTCTGTTTGAGGAGCAGAATTACCTCCTGAAACTAAACCAGAAATATCTTCTCCGGCATTTCCTATAATTGCTAAAACGCTATCTACAGGAGAATTATTTCCTTCTTCTGTACCAATGTATAAAAGAGTACCGTTAAATTCTGATTCAAAATCTTGAACGGCTTTATCTGTTTCGATTTCGGCTAAAACATCGCCTTCTTTTACTGTATCACCTACTTTTTTATGCCATTTTGATACTTTTCCCTCGGTCATTGTATCAGAAAGTCTGGGCATTGTAATTACTTCAGCCATAATTTTTATATTGATTTGAGATTCGAGATTCGAGATTCGAGATTTAAAACTCAAAGAATTTCAAACTCAAATTTCAAATTTCAAATGAATTTAAAATTAATTTTCTAATTTATCTAAGAATGGATAGTTTGGTTCAGAATAAACATATTCATAAACTTTTTCTGCATCTGGATACGGAGATTCTTCTGCAAAAGCTTCACATTCTTCTACAAACATTTTAGATTTTTCTTCGATAGCTTCTAATTCTTCTTCAGTAGCCCATTTGTTTTCTAAAATTCTGTTTTTAACTAAAACGATTGGGTCTTCTTCTTTTTTAAGAGCTACTTCTTCTTTAGTTCTATAAGGTTCAGCATCTGACATAGAGTGACCTCTGAATCTGTAAGTTCTAGCTTCTATGAAAGTAGGTCCGTCTCCTCTTCTTGCTCTTTCCACAGCTTCGTAAGCTACTTCTGCTACTTTTTCTGGATCCATAGCATCTACAGGCATACAAGGCATTTCGTAACCTAAACCTAATTTATAGATATCTTCGTGGTTTGCTGTTCTAGAAACTGATGTTCCCATAGCATATTGGTTATTTTCTACCACGAAAACTACTGGAAGTTTCCAGTTCATTGCCATGTTAAAGGTTTCGTGTAAAGCACCTTGTCTTACCGCTCCATCACCAAAATAACAAATGGTAACTCCACCTCTTTCAAAATACTTATCTGCAAATGCAATACCAGCTCCTAATGGAATCTGACCACCTACAATTCCGTGACCTCCGTAAAATCTATGCTCTTTTGAGAAAATGTGCATAGAACCACCTAATCCGTTAGAAGTTCCTGTAGCTTTACCGCACAATTCAGCCATAATTCTCTTAGGATCTACTCCCATTGCCATAGGATGTACGTGACATCTGTATGCTGTAATCATAGCATCTTTAGTAAGATCCATAGCATGTACAAATCCTGCAGGAATAGCTTCTTGGCCATTGTATAAGTGTAAAAAACCTCTAATTTTTTGTTTTAGATAAAGAGAACGGCATTTGTCTTCAAACCTTCTCCACATTGTCATATCTGCATACCATTGCAAATAAACTTCTTTAGAAAACTCTTTCATTGATAAGTTTTAATTTGTTGATTTTTCAAAATTTAAAATGCCTTTTGAGAGCATTTTTCTGAATAATATGCAAAAATAGTAAAATTCTTTTGTTTATAAGAAAACTTATGTCACAAATAATGATGATATTTGTTTCTTTAAATATTATATTTTTGAAAAAACATTTATAAATCCATGTCTAAGAAAAATTTTTCTGCTGTTGTATTCCTTTCTAAAGTAATTTCTAACCTACTCAATCCACTTTTTTCGCTATTAATTTTCTTTGTTTTTTTTGCATACGTAAAAATGACTTGGGAAGAATCTTTAGTCAATATTTTATTGATGATTGGTTTAGTAGTTATTCCTATTTTTTCATGGATTGGCTGGAATGTAAAAAAGGGAAACTACACCAACATGGATGTTTCTGACCGAAAACAGAGAAACAGTCTTTATCTCTTTAATTTTATAGTCATTGCTATTTATACTGGGGTTTTGTATTTTACAAAGCAAAGAACAGACTTGCTTTTTATCATTGTTTTCTTGTTTATTCTCATGCTGATTATGCACATCAGTAATTTTTTCATCAAAAGTTCTATGCACACTGCTTTTAATGTTTTTGTAACAGCGCTATTCTTTTCTTTGAATCCTATTTTGGGCATTATTTGGTTCGTTCTTACATCATTTGTAGCCATTTCTAGAATTATTCTGAAAAGACATACGCCAAAAGAAGTCATTATGGGAGCATTTATTGGAACTATAGTTTCTTTAGCATACTTATACTTTAATATTCAGACATTTCTATAATCTTAAAATTTTTACTACATTTATAACTCAATTTCAAGAATATGGAAAATCTTAAATCCTTGACTTCTGGTGAAGAACAAGTCATGAAAATCATTTGGAAACTTGGCCCTACTTATCTTAAAGACATTATGCTTGCTTTTCCCGAGCCAAAACCACACCAAAATACCGTTTCTACTTTTTTGAAAAATTTGGTTACCAAAAACTATCTAAAACCTGTTTCTGAAGGAAGAATTCATAAATATGAAATCTCTGTAACTCAGGAAAATTATAAAAAAACACTGTTAAAAAACTTCATTCTTAATTTTTACGATAATAATCCTAATGCTTTATTAGTGGACTTAATGAACGAAGGAATGGTTCAGCTTTCTGTGCCTGAAAAAGAAAAGGACAAAGACAAAAAGAAGAAAAAGAAAAAGAAAAAATAACTCTGTTGGATAATGGATGTTATAGGTGAGAAGTTTATGAAATAGAGCACCCTTTTTCCAACTTCAAAACATACATCATGATTACAAAATTTAAGGAAATCTGGGGGAAAACCGACGATATTATTTTAAGATATCCAATGGTTCTTACCGCAGCGCTTATTGCAGCTATTTCTGCAGTTGTTGCAATAGAAATTGACCATCAAGACAATCAGTTTTTGGTAACCAAATTGGCTTTTACCGGATGTTTGGGAATTTCGCTGATGTTTGGTATTAAAATGCTCTCTCAAAGAATTGGTAGAGGTTTTCTTTTAGAAATTTTGGGAGCTGCATTTCTCGTTTGGTTCTATTTTTATTTGCCAAACTCCGAAAAGCAATTTACAGAAGTAAATGGTTTTGTGATTTTTGCGTTGGTCATTTTATCACACTTATTCGTTTCATTTTCAGGATTTTTGAATAAAAAACCAGAACTTAATTTTTGGCAATTCAATAAAAATTTATTTATCAATATTTTCTTGACTGCCGTTTTCACAGGCGTTTTGGTTTTGGGAGTTGTTTTGGCGATTTTGGCGGTTGATAAATTATTTGACTTCAATTTTAACAATAATCTTTATCCTAAAACCATTCTGTTTTTAGCCATTTCAGGAAGCACTTTCATTTTTCTAATTTTTAACGACAAAGGAATTTTTCAACTCGAAAAAGACGGAAGCTACCCACAAATCCTAAAATTTTTCACACAGTTTGTTCTTATTCCGCTATTATTAATTTATGTAACCATTTTATATTTCTACGCAGGTAAAATATTGATTAACTGGGAATTACCACGAGGTTGGGTTTCTTATCTCATCTTGATTTATTCAGTGGTTGGGATATTAGCATTGCTTTTGGTTCATCCACTGAAAGAAGAATCTGCAAAATCTTGGGTAAAAGTTTTCTCCAAAATTTTCTATTACACGCTTATTCCATTATTGGTTTTACTTTTTGTAGCGATTTTTACCAGAATTTTAGAATATGGTTATACAGAACCGAGATATTTCGTTTTGTTATTGGCAATTTGGCTTACCACAGTCGTTTTTTATTTTATTTTTTACAAAAAAGCGACCATTAAATTTGTACCGATTTCACTGTTTATCTTCGGTGTATTTGCATTGATTTTCCCTTATGTCAATGCTTTTTCTACCGCTAAAAGAAGTCAAAAAACAGAATTACAACAAATTCTAACCAAAAACCAACTTTTAGAAAAAGGAAAAATTAATTTTGAAAAAGCGATTCAAGATTCAGTGGCTATTGAAATTGCCAATAAATTTCAATTTCTAAACGAAAGAAATCAACAAGCATTTCTACTGAATTTTATCCCAAAAACTCATCTTTCTAAATTCAAAAAAATATTAGAAAAAGAAAGATATATGGTGAACTCAGAAATAAGAATTTCTTTCAAAAACACCCTTAAATCTAAAGAAAATAAAGATTATCAGTATAATTATCAAGGAGTGTTTTCTAGCAAAAGAAATTATGACATTCAGAACTACGAAAAACTTATTGTTTTTAGCAATATTGATATTCAAAATGAAGAACAATTAAACGATTATAAGCTAAAGACAAAACCAATTAGAAATAGTTATATTTTCTCAGGATATATCATTGATTTAGAATCACCTACTAAAGTTACTCAATCTTATGATTTAACTCCATTTCTCAAAAAACAATTAGAAAAAGATAATGCAGACCAACTCAGTACTCCATTGGAAGAAATCTCTACAGAATTTGATTTGCACCAGTATCATTTCAAAGTATATTTTTCAGAAATCATCAACAATAAAGTAAACAAAAAAGATGATATTTCTGTGAGAGACATGGTCATTTTAGTCAAGAAAAAATAATTTCGAAATAGACCAATAAAAAAAGCGACTCATTCCTGAGTCGCTTCATTTTTTTCTTTGAAAAAAGATTGTTTACCAACGGCTTCCACCTCTATCGTTTCCACCTCTGTTATTTCCGTAACCACCTCTGTTTCCGTAACCACCACCTCTGTTGTTATCGAAACTTCTTCTTGGTTTTTCTTCTCTTGGTTTCGCTTCAGAAACGTTAAGTTCTTTTCCGTTAAATTCTTTACCGTTTAGAGCTTCAACTGCTTGTTGACCTTCTTCATCACTCATTTCTACGAATCCGAAACCTCTACTTCTACCTGTTTCTTTGTCTGTAATAATTTTGCACGAAGTAACTTCGCCAAATTCTGAAAATAAATCTTGTAACTGATAATCTTTAGTTACGTAATTGATGTTTGAAACAAAAATGTTCATTGTTAAAAAAATTAAATTAAAATTGTCCTAAATGATTGAATTATAAAAGATGACAAAAAACGAATGAACATTATTTTGAAAAACATTTATAAGAAATCTTTCGCAAGATACAACAATAAATGACATAAACAATTTTTATTTTGGCGTGCCCTATTTCCCAAATCCTAAATTCCTGTAAAATAGGTCGTTCTACGCTCACTCGCTTCCCGAAAATAAATTTTCGGGAGAGCTCAGACAAATCGCTTCGCACTCACGCAAACTCCCGTTATAAAACACCACTTAACCTCAAAAAAACTACTCAACCTTTACCTCTACCTCTACCTAATTCTACGCCACTTTATGCCCCAAACTGGCTTCTAAAAGAGTAAACCAATCTTCTATTGTTAAATTTATTTCTAGAGATTTTCTAAGAGATTTTATGCTTTCCGCTTTAGATGTTCCTATAATCGGTAAAATTTTAGCAGGATGTTTTAGGAGAAACGCAAGTAAAAGTTGCGCTTCGTCTGCATTATATTTTTTAGACAAATCACCCAAAACAGACTTTATTC
Proteins encoded:
- the radC gene encoding RadC family protein is translated as MSIKFLSEDDRPREKFLLKGKSALSDSELLAIILGSGNTEESAVELAQKILKSVDNNWQNLSLLSIKDLMKFKGIGEAKAISIATALEIGRRKASQEIPEKLIIKSSEQAYKILLPHLSDLRTEEFWVIFLNQKNQLIKKTQISKGGISATHVDVRVLFKEALENFSTNIIVAHNHPTGVLTPSEADIRMTKNIQNAGEILDIKLLDHIIIGENSFYSFAEAGLL
- a CDS encoding DUF7935 family protein; this translates as MNFENMLPYAFALIIALPIIFLLRQFVFTYINMKNKELKLLAVKANGDLKMQAYERMTLFLERIKPSNLVNKFDKDLAIHEFIYLLEKNITEEFEYNSSQQLYISRNSWENVVASKNNVIQLMRKTYESLSNTASLQDFKTIFLMNYVNGEDFIANTIEDLRKDAILLS
- a CDS encoding BlaI/MecI/CopY family transcriptional regulator codes for the protein MENLKSLTSGEEQVMKIIWKLGPTYLKDIMLAFPEPKPHQNTVSTFLKNLVTKNYLKPVSEGRIHKYEISVTQENYKKTLLKNFILNFYDNNPNALLVDLMNEGMVQLSVPEKEKDKDKKKKKKKKK
- a CDS encoding phosphatase PAP2 family protein, whose translation is MSKKNFSAVVFLSKVISNLLNPLFSLLIFFVFFAYVKMTWEESLVNILLMIGLVVIPIFSWIGWNVKKGNYTNMDVSDRKQRNSLYLFNFIVIAIYTGVLYFTKQRTDLLFIIVFLFILMLIMHISNFFIKSSMHTAFNVFVTALFFSLNPILGIIWFVLTSFVAISRIILKRHTPKEVIMGAFIGTIVSLAYLYFNIQTFL
- a CDS encoding inorganic pyrophosphatase; the encoded protein is MIPNFKAHPWHGVSAGDDAPNVVTTFIEIVPADTIKYEVDKKSGYLKVDRPQKFSNIIPALYGFIPRTYCHEEVKKLAIREGAVDVSEGDHDPLDILVLSSHNIHSGGLLMDAIPVGGFKMIDKGEADDKIVAVMVGDQVYGHIRDISELPQAEVFRLKHYFLTYKNLPYEEATCRIEEIYGAEHAKEVIVASQKDYSDKFGGIM
- a CDS encoding pyruvate dehydrogenase complex dihydrolipoamide acetyltransferase, with the translated sequence MAEVITMPRLSDTMTEGKVSKWHKKVGDTVKEGDVLAEIETDKAVQDFESEFNGTLLYIGTEEGNNSPVDSVLAIIGNAGEDISGLVSGGNSAPQTEEKKEEVAVSAPEVSAVSAEIPAGVEVITMPRLSDTMTEGKVAKWHKNVGDDVKEGDILAEIETDKAVQDFESEFKGTLLYQGVSEGNATNVDEILAIIGPAGTDVSAIVAGGGKVAAPVAPEAPKTETAPSVNATVSTTTSTGGRINISPLAKKMASEKGIDISTVKGSGDNGRIVKKDIENYQPSADPIQQTAAVSTSVASTPAAQVAMNFVAGETTETVNSQVRNVIAKRLSESKFTAPHYYLMVEINMDKAIEARKELNSLPDTKVSFNDMVIKATALALRKHPQVNSSWAGDKIIHHGNINVGVAVAIPDGLVVPVLKNADYMNYNQISASVKDMASRAKSKGLKANEMEGSTFSISNLGMFGIETFTSIINQPNSCILSVGAIIEKPVVKNGQIVVGNTMKLSLACDHRVVDGATGAQFLQTLKTYLESPLTMLL
- a CDS encoding ABC transporter ATP-binding protein, producing the protein MIKAKNIHKSYGDLEVLKGVDLEIKTGEIVSIVGESGAGKSTLLHILGTLDLPSHIDKYGTELTIGDQSFLKMNDREISKFRNENIGFVFQHHQLLPEFTALENVLMPTRISGKNEKESMDKAFLLFEELHIAHRIQHKPKELSGGEAQRVAVARALINSPKIIFADEPTGNLDSKNADALHQLFFDLRDRYNQTFVIVTHNKELAESTDRKLVMKDGLIL
- the pdhA gene encoding pyruvate dehydrogenase (acetyl-transferring) E1 component subunit alpha; amino-acid sequence: MKEFSKEVYLQWYADMTMWRRFEDKCRSLYLKQKIRGFLHLYNGQEAIPAGFVHAMDLTKDAMITAYRCHVHPMAMGVDPKRIMAELCGKATGTSNGLGGSMHIFSKEHRFYGGHGIVGGQIPLGAGIAFADKYFERGGVTICYFGDGAVRQGALHETFNMAMNWKLPVVFVVENNQYAMGTSVSRTANHEDIYKLGLGYEMPCMPVDAMDPEKVAEVAYEAVERARRGDGPTFIEARTYRFRGHSMSDAEPYRTKEEVALKKEEDPIVLVKNRILENKWATEEELEAIEEKSKMFVEECEAFAEESPYPDAEKVYEYVYSEPNYPFLDKLEN
- a CDS encoding sodium-translocating pyrophosphatase encodes the protein MNLLFYLVPLFGVIALLYTFVQSSWVSKQPAGNDRMKTISGHIADGAMAFLKAEYRILTYFVIVVGILLGIMGFSNANSHWSIGVAFAVGAVFSATAGYIGMKIATKSNVRTAEAAKTSLAQALKVSFTGGSVMGMGVAGLAVLGLGSLFLIIKQIFAPEASVDSHEMERAIEILTGFSLGAESIALFARVGGGIYTKAADVGADLVGKVEAGIPEDDPRNPATIADNVGDNVGDVAGMGADLFGSYVATVLATMVLGRETLSVDNYGGFAPILLPMLIAGTGIVFSIIGTFFVKISDKTEDTTAKVQKALNMGNWGSIILTAVASYFLVNFILPENMSLRGFEFTRMGVFGAIMVGLVVGTLMSIITEYYTAMGKRPVTSIVKQSSTGHATNIIGGLSVGMESTLLPMIVLSAGIWGSYLCAGLYGVAIAAAGMMATTAMQLAIDAFGPIADNAGGIAEMSDLPKSVREKTDILDAVGNTTAATGKGFAIASAALTALALFAAFVGIAGIDGIDIYKADVLSGLFIGAMIPFIFSSLAINAVGKAAMAMVEEVRRQFREIPGILEGTGQPEYDKCVAISTDASIKKMLLPGSIAIVTPLLVGFIWGPEVLGGFLAGATASGVLLGMFQNNAGGAWDNAKKSFEKGVDVNGETYYKGSEMHKASVTGDTVGDPFKDTSGPSMNILIKLMSIVSLVIAPTLASMFAEKIEKDRQHKIETMISASQKKSVSMTNCNTECMKECSAQGKNCETEHFQCCK